In the genome of Cryptomeria japonica chromosome 8, Sugi_1.0, whole genome shotgun sequence, one region contains:
- the LOC131030229 gene encoding uncharacterized protein LOC131030229 → MHVMGQLTDIMLRKVLVPKCSDLGSPVVNIVINGNQIRNVLVDLGASINVMLGITSLRPTPIVLQLADSSIVRPDGMIEDVVVTLDSWEYPANFMILSSKATLGGYPMILGRPWIAMNDAYIRYEPIVEKENIEEPSSPIVSVENESPTVEGVVTVTKREMTKTSIEKPFTSFHK, encoded by the exons atGCATGTCATGGGTCAACTGACAGATATTATGCTTCGAAAAGTTTTAGTTCCTAAATGTTCTGATCTTGGTAGtcctgttgtgaatatagtcattaatggaaATCAAATAAGGAATGTTTTAGTTGATTTAGGGGCATCCATTAATGTGATGCTTGGAATCACTAGTCTCAGGCCTACACCTATAGTCCTACAACTTGCTGACAGCTCTATAGtgcgacctgatggtatgattgaagatgtggttgttactttAGATTCCTGGGAGTACCCTGCAAACTTTATGATTCTGTCTTCAAAGgcgacattgggaggatatccgatgattttgggaagaccttggattgcCATGAATGATGCATATATtagat ATGAGCcaatagttgaaaaagaaaatattgaagaaccctcttctcctatagttTCTGTAGAGAATGAATCTCCTACTGTTGAAGGAGTTGTTACTGTTACGAAGAGAGAGATGACTAAGACAAGCATTGAGAAGCCCTTCACTTCTTTTCATAAATAA